From Arcobacter sp. CECT 8986, a single genomic window includes:
- the lolA gene encoding LolA-like outer membrane lipoprotein chaperone produces the protein MFYKFIIFLGIFFISFANANIFKNINSFQADFVQDIKNSSDKNIEYKGQVFIKNDGKVLWKYKSPIIKNVYINKNFAIVDEPELEQAIFTSLDKKIDIVKLLNSAKQIGQNKYSAKLYNVDYEIIVKDNKISQILYTDELENKITINFSNIKQNISLDDKIFKFTAPDYYDIIRK, from the coding sequence ATGTTTTATAAATTTATCATTTTTTTAGGAATATTTTTTATTAGTTTTGCAAATGCAAATATTTTTAAAAATATAAATAGTTTTCAAGCAGATTTTGTACAAGATATAAAGAACAGTTCAGATAAAAATATCGAATATAAAGGTCAAGTTTTTATAAAAAATGATGGGAAAGTTTTATGGAAATATAAATCACCTATTATTAAAAATGTTTATATCAATAAAAACTTTGCAATAGTTGATGAACCAGAGTTAGAACAAGCTATATTCACATCACTTGATAAAAAAATAGATATAGTAAAGTTACTAAACAGTGCAAAACAGATAGGACAAAATAAATATAGTGCAAAACTTTATAATGTTGATTATGAAATCATAGTAAAAGACAATAAAATATCTCAAATTTTATATACTGATGAATTAGAAAATAAAATCACAATAAACTTTTCTAATATCAAACAAAATATCAGTTTAGATGATAAGATTTTTAAATTTACTGCGCCTGATTATTATGACATTATAAGAAAATAA
- a CDS encoding LysM peptidoglycan-binding domain-containing protein: MGKITLEHDEWFLDIIKNYEKWKVNYTKAEQEGIALGEGGFQASASAFFEATTYFLTEKAAGRVGLIAEAEDIVTKKLEEAGIDIPESEKAYISKGLTTIAVSSAQIKGAQIDGLLEYISPEKNGPLQFDKGRKKISVSDGNAQKLELSYEYDSNTSELLIKNIRIIDPKGMTLPQIQETFAGTIISTVTPESLIFGLNYENYNGDINNYPFSFNTVIDNPIYFNTSFENGVKIQTGLLENGVVQKVRMENIDTKVVTEFRQNNVTNIVTETITDKDGNISTRKYDALTGDDVVNMSDNIGTIPSSEEFKQIQEKANKLLAELNEPTIGDETSQYILKKGQTISHIAAKLDGINSIDLLEYNGLTLEQAKSLPIGFDVKIPKDVSIIQGEKAPIKIFENHDGTKSAIIKDENNNTIKVDNVEISSDKTQMSYTFEDATHILKKSSTGLMYESEVSTENITVQYDSPNIDIKADTTFEEVSSLTKYTKEELKEFNLYEDDTISAGSNISTPLSKDILDGGYGNITHYTTNDGENIFIVPNEDGTSTTYGTFTDGFDNQASYEKNKNGSYSVNLSNEDGSTRMIIANSDGYSFDSYGLEDKVDIEYERLGNDELIVKSLYAKEDLDIESFSLNSSLNKEQIAFLNSIDNSGGKILQGQSIILPEGKMQYIDSAYGKVIIQKTTDGNSIFIVPNSDVTSTTYGTFTDGFENQVYCEKEVA, from the coding sequence ATGGGAAAAATTACTCTTGAACATGATGAATGGTTTTTAGATATTATTAAAAATTATGAAAAATGGAAAGTAAATTATACTAAAGCAGAACAAGAGGGGATAGCACTAGGGGAAGGTGGATTTCAAGCTTCAGCAAGTGCTTTCTTTGAAGCAACTACATATTTTTTAACAGAAAAAGCTGCAGGAAGAGTTGGATTAATTGCTGAAGCAGAAGATATCGTAACCAAAAAGCTTGAAGAGGCAGGTATAGATATCCCTGAAAGTGAAAAAGCTTATATATCTAAAGGACTTACTACTATAGCAGTTAGTAGTGCTCAAATTAAAGGTGCACAAATAGATGGACTTTTAGAGTATATAAGTCCTGAAAAAAATGGACCTCTTCAATTTGATAAAGGAAGAAAAAAAATTAGTGTAAGCGATGGTAATGCTCAAAAGTTAGAACTAAGCTATGAGTATGATAGTAATACAAGTGAACTACTTATCAAAAATATTAGGATTATTGACCCTAAAGGGATGACTCTTCCTCAAATTCAAGAAACATTTGCAGGTACTATCATTTCCACTGTTACTCCTGAATCACTTATTTTTGGATTAAATTATGAAAATTATAATGGTGATATAAATAACTATCCTTTTTCTTTCAATACAGTAATTGATAATCCTATATATTTTAATACTTCATTTGAAAATGGTGTAAAAATTCAAACTGGTTTATTAGAAAATGGAGTTGTTCAAAAAGTAAGAATGGAGAACATTGATACAAAAGTTGTCACTGAATTTAGACAAAACAATGTAACTAATATTGTAACAGAAACTATAACAGATAAAGATGGGAATATCTCTACCCGAAAGTATGATGCTTTGACAGGAGATGATGTTGTTAATATGTCTGATAATATTGGAACAATACCTTCTTCTGAAGAATTTAAACAAATCCAAGAAAAAGCAAACAAATTATTAGCAGAATTAAATGAGCCAACTATTGGTGATGAAACTTCACAATATATTCTTAAAAAAGGACAAACTATTTCCCATATTGCAGCAAAACTAGATGGAATAAACTCAATAGATTTATTGGAATATAATGGTTTGACTTTAGAGCAAGCGAAGTCTTTGCCTATTGGATTTGATGTTAAGATTCCAAAAGATGTTAGTATAATACAAGGTGAAAAAGCTCCTATAAAAATTTTTGAAAATCATGATGGTACAAAATCAGCAATAATAAAAGATGAAAATAATAATACAATAAAAGTAGATAATGTAGAAATTTCTTCTGATAAGACTCAAATGTCTTATACTTTTGAAGATGCCACACATATTTTGAAAAAAAGCTCAACAGGATTGATGTATGAATCTGAAGTCTCTACTGAAAATATAACAGTTCAATATGATTCACCAAATATAGATATTAAAGCTGATACAACTTTTGAAGAAGTGTCATCTCTTACAAAATATACAAAAGAAGAATTAAAAGAGTTTAATTTATATGAAGATGATACTATATCAGCAGGAAGTAATATCTCTACTCCTTTATCAAAAGATATATTAGATGGTGGGTATGGAAATATTACTCATTATACGACGAACGATGGAGAAAATATTTTTATTGTACCAAATGAAGATGGTACATCTACTACTTATGGTACATTTACAGATGGATTTGATAATCAAGCTTCTTATGAAAAAAATAAAAATGGTTCATATAGTGTAAATTTATCAAATGAAGATGGCTCTACAAGAATGATAATAGCAAATAGTGATGGATATTCATTTGATTCTTATGGATTAGAAGATAAAGTAGATATAGAATATGAAAGATTAGGAAATGATGAGCTTATCGTAAAATCTTTATATGCAAAAGAAGACTTAGATATTGAAAGTTTTTCTTTAAATAGTAGTCTAAATAAAGAACAAATTGCTTTTTTAAATAGTATTGATAATTCAGGAGGAAAAATTCTTCAAGGACAATCAATAATACTACCAGAAGGTAAAATGCAATATATAGATAGTGCTTATGGAAAAGTAATCATACAAAAAACTACAGATGGAAACTCTATATTCATAGTTCCAAATAGTGATGTAACTTCTACGACATATGGTACTTTTACTGATGGATTTGAAAATCAAGTTTATTGTGAAAAAGAGGTTGCATAG
- a CDS encoding ABC transporter ATP-binding protein, whose product MSKKITIKYIWNLLLHKKKQLILGQFVTIIAILISVPIPLMLPALVDEVLLHKPDFFVNNIDNLFGNGSAFYYVVIVTVCVIILRFLHFLFTAITTKIFTSIAKYITFKIREKLLNHLKIVSMNEYETLGSGSISANLITDVNTLDGFIITGASKLVSSTLTLLAVSFVLIAIHPVLGLMILIIQPIIIFLSKKIARSVGTLKKEENKAIGNFQENVGEVLELFGQIKASNKEKDFFDESIKKAQNVKDTSNEFNYKSIAYERFSFTIFLASFEILRAAGLLMVAYSDLSIGMMFAMFGYIWFIMTPVQDILSLQYSYAQAKTALERINKILELQTEDSGDKKIEEDYLNIELKKLYFKYNEDKDILKNISLKIDFKDKVALIGASGSGKTTLAQVISSFYSKYKGELLYNNEKIENIKKDSIRSSIFLVLQMPILFNNTLRFNITMGNKNIKDEDIFKALKVAQLEETVLKMPKKLDTIVGRHGIRLSGGQRQRLSIARMIIANPKVVIFDESTSALDVHTEVKLFEALEPILKDKTVITIAHRLSTVKNADKIYVLNNGKLVQEGTHKQLEQEEGHYLDFVKNQLI is encoded by the coding sequence ATGTCAAAGAAAATAACAATAAAATATATCTGGAATCTACTATTACACAAAAAAAAGCAACTTATTTTAGGACAATTTGTAACAATAATAGCTATTTTAATAAGTGTACCAATACCTTTAATGCTGCCAGCTTTGGTTGATGAAGTTTTACTTCATAAACCTGATTTTTTTGTAAATAATATAGATAATCTTTTTGGAAATGGAAGTGCATTTTATTATGTAGTTATTGTAACTGTATGCGTTATAATTTTAAGATTTTTACATTTTTTATTTACTGCAATTACCACAAAAATTTTTACTTCTATTGCAAAATATATAACATTTAAAATAAGAGAAAAACTTTTAAATCATCTAAAGATTGTATCAATGAACGAATACGAAACACTTGGTAGTGGCTCAATCTCTGCAAATTTAATAACAGATGTAAATACACTTGATGGATTTATTATAACAGGTGCTAGTAAACTTGTATCTTCAACTTTAACTTTACTTGCAGTTTCATTTGTACTTATTGCTATTCATCCTGTTTTAGGACTTATGATTCTTATTATTCAGCCAATAATAATATTTCTATCTAAAAAAATAGCAAGAAGTGTAGGAACACTAAAAAAAGAAGAGAATAAAGCTATTGGAAATTTCCAAGAAAATGTAGGAGAAGTTCTTGAGCTTTTTGGACAAATAAAAGCAAGTAATAAAGAGAAAGATTTTTTTGATGAGAGTATAAAAAAAGCACAAAACGTAAAAGATACATCAAATGAATTTAATTATAAAAGTATCGCTTATGAAAGATTTTCATTTACTATTTTTCTTGCATCATTTGAGATTTTAAGAGCAGCAGGACTTTTGATGGTTGCTTATAGTGATTTAAGTATTGGTATGATGTTTGCAATGTTTGGATATATTTGGTTTATTATGACTCCTGTTCAAGATATCTTATCTTTACAATACTCTTATGCACAAGCAAAAACTGCACTAGAAAGAATAAACAAAATTTTAGAACTACAAACAGAAGATAGTGGAGATAAAAAAATTGAAGAAGATTATCTAAATATAGAACTAAAAAAACTCTATTTTAAATACAATGAAGATAAAGATATATTAAAAAACATATCTTTAAAAATTGATTTTAAAGATAAAGTAGCCCTTATTGGAGCAAGTGGTAGTGGTAAAACAACACTAGCACAAGTTATCTCTAGTTTTTATAGTAAATACAAAGGTGAATTACTATACAACAATGAAAAAATAGAAAACATAAAAAAAGACTCTATACGAAGTTCTATATTTTTAGTATTACAAATGCCAATTTTATTTAATAACACTCTTAGATTTAACATAACAATGGGAAATAAAAACATAAAAGATGAAGATATTTTCAAAGCCTTGAAAGTAGCTCAATTAGAAGAGACTGTATTAAAAATGCCTAAAAAATTAGATACAATTGTAGGAAGACATGGTATAAGATTGAGTGGAGGACAAAGACAAAGATTATCAATCGCAAGAATGATAATAGCAAATCCTAAAGTAGTAATCTTTGATGAATCAACCTCAGCTCTTGATGTACATACAGAAGTAAAACTTTTTGAAGCATTAGAACCAATACTAAAAGATAAAACTGTAATAACTATTGCTCATAGATTAAGTACAGTGAAAAATGCCGACAAAATATATGTTTTAAATAATGGTAAATTAGTTCAAGAAGGAACACACAAACAATTAGAGCAAGAAGAAGGCCACTATTTGGATTTTGTAAAAAATCAATTAATTTAA
- a CDS encoding Lcl domain-containing protein, whose amino-acid sequence MKKIFLLIFFFNSLFANFYGDAINEFNNGNKEKGLKQLRHICDIGNGGAQFCLDIGDNFLKGEILPKNLTYAKEFYNITCKKDYLVGCLKEATLYFKEGKTKKALDIATKACKKGSSSSCFLVALIYKEENNKQGFFDFLKEACNKNSYKACHELGIVYTQGLDNIVSIDNKKAYELFDNSCIKGKYKAACAMKAEFYVYGAYVKKDLFIAEFMLKDLCDKNEKVGCIFLNKLNKEYDLSKNKNYLTSKEKFRNEQIERGYTVDIRTNLMWQDNKDSVTVKYNQKEAKNYCKKLELGGFHDWELPAYKSMLMTLIDKKSKTNTTPIILNSIKGIYWTPMAYYKHVDKIGISFKEPLGIVEVNEDSLNYVRCVRKNK is encoded by the coding sequence ATGAAAAAAATATTTTTACTTATATTCTTTTTTAATAGTTTATTTGCAAATTTTTATGGGGATGCAATAAATGAATTTAACAATGGAAACAAAGAAAAAGGATTAAAACAGTTAAGACATATCTGTGATATAGGTAATGGGGGAGCACAATTTTGCTTAGACATTGGGGACAACTTTTTAAAAGGTGAAATTTTGCCTAAAAATTTAACCTATGCGAAAGAATTTTATAATATAACTTGTAAAAAAGACTATCTTGTCGGTTGTTTGAAAGAAGCTACTCTTTATTTTAAGGAAGGAAAAACTAAAAAAGCTTTAGATATTGCTACAAAAGCTTGTAAAAAAGGAAGTTCTTCTTCTTGTTTTTTAGTTGCACTAATTTATAAGGAAGAAAATAATAAGCAAGGTTTTTTTGATTTTTTAAAGGAAGCTTGTAATAAAAATAGTTATAAAGCATGCCATGAGTTAGGAATAGTTTATACTCAAGGGTTAGATAATATAGTTTCTATTGATAATAAAAAAGCATATGAATTATTTGATAATTCTTGTATTAAAGGTAAATATAAAGCTGCTTGTGCAATGAAAGCAGAATTTTATGTTTACGGAGCATATGTAAAAAAAGATTTATTTATTGCAGAATTTATGTTAAAAGATTTATGTGATAAAAATGAAAAAGTAGGTTGTATCTTTTTAAATAAACTTAATAAAGAATATGATTTAAGCAAAAATAAAAACTATTTAACTTCAAAAGAAAAATTTAGAAATGAACAGATTGAAAGAGGATATACAGTAGATATACGAACAAATCTAATGTGGCAAGATAATAAAGACTCTGTAACAGTAAAATATAATCAAAAAGAAGCAAAGAATTATTGTAAAAAACTAGAACTTGGTGGTTTCCATGATTGGGAGTTGCCTGCATATAAAAGTATGCTTATGACTCTTATTGATAAGAAAAGTAAAACAAATACTACACCAATAATATTGAATTCAATAAAAGGTATATATTGGACTCCTATGGCGTATTATAAGCATGTTGATAAAATAGGAATTAGTTTTAAAGAACCTTTAGGAATAGTTGAAGTAAATGAAGATTCTTTAAATTATGTTAGATGTGTTAGAAAAAATAAATAA
- the secA gene encoding preprotein translocase subunit SecA, giving the protein MLNVFAMIFGNKNDREVKKYKKRANAITALESKYEKLTDEELQSSFEALKQSVLNQEKKLDDVLYDSFALTREASKRVLGMRHHDVQLIGGMVLHEGRIAEMKTGEGKTLVATLPVILNAMTGKGVHVVTVNDYLAQRDATELQALYNFFGLSVGIILGEIKDEMERKEQYNCDITYGTNNEFAFDYLRSNMTLDIEEKVQRDYNFVIVDEVDSILIDEARTPLIISGPTNHKNANYVRANEIAIQLEKGELIEPKSADQKPYSTGDFTVDEKNKTVLITEQGIAKAEQLFEVDNLYSLENAMLSHNLDQALKANYIFEKDVDYVVKDNEVIIVDEFTGRLSEGRRFSDGLHQALEAKEGVAIQEESQTLADVTFQNYFRMYDKLAGMTGTAQTEATEFAEIYRLDVVSIPTNVPVQRLDKNDLIYKSEREKFNAVCAKIKELNQKGQPVLVGTASIEKSELLHSLLTKEKIPHTVLNAKQHEKEGKIIEKAGEKGAVTIATNMAGRGVDIKLNQETLDLGGLAIIGTERHESRRIDNQLRGRSGRQGDKGESQFYLSLEDNLLRIFGSDKIRNIMERLGIEEGEHIESKMVTRAVENAQKKVESMHFESRKHLLEYDDVANEQRKVIYNFRNDLLNPEFDIDSKLEENRREYVQNLLNECEIINGMPSEDYNYELLIAKLQEQLNLIVEQKDLQASNYEELEDTLTNILKEVYENKMSMAAPEQKHEIERILYLQILDNAWREHLYSMDTLKTGIGLRGYNQKDPLVEYKKESYNMFIELINSIKNEIIKILFTIQLQSQEDAQKEQEALEKMKAEMEEANENLQTNFQEIDDSISKKEKRISRNEPCPCGSGKKYKNCCGKSGPKRGLVAGN; this is encoded by the coding sequence ATGTTAAACGTATTTGCAATGATATTTGGTAATAAAAACGATAGAGAAGTTAAAAAATATAAAAAACGAGCAAATGCCATTACAGCCCTTGAAAGTAAATATGAAAAACTAACTGACGAAGAGTTACAAAGTAGTTTTGAAGCACTTAAACAATCAGTATTAAATCAAGAAAAAAAATTGGATGATGTTTTATATGACTCTTTTGCGCTTACAAGAGAAGCAAGTAAAAGAGTATTGGGGATGAGACACCATGATGTACAATTAATTGGTGGAATGGTTTTACACGAAGGAAGAATTGCAGAGATGAAGACAGGTGAAGGTAAAACTTTAGTTGCTACTCTTCCAGTAATCTTAAATGCAATGACAGGTAAAGGTGTGCATGTAGTTACAGTAAATGATTATCTTGCACAAAGGGATGCTACGGAGTTACAAGCACTTTACAACTTTTTTGGATTAAGTGTTGGTATTATTCTTGGTGAAATCAAAGATGAGATGGAAAGAAAAGAGCAATATAACTGCGATATCACTTATGGTACAAACAATGAGTTTGCTTTTGATTACTTAAGATCAAATATGACTTTAGATATTGAAGAAAAAGTTCAAAGAGATTATAATTTTGTTATTGTTGATGAAGTTGACTCTATTTTAATTGATGAAGCAAGAACTCCTTTAATTATCTCAGGACCTACAAATCACAAAAATGCAAACTACGTAAGAGCAAATGAAATTGCTATTCAACTTGAAAAAGGTGAACTAATTGAGCCTAAATCAGCAGACCAAAAACCATACTCTACTGGTGATTTTACAGTTGATGAAAAAAATAAAACAGTTTTAATTACAGAGCAAGGTATTGCAAAAGCTGAGCAACTATTTGAAGTAGATAACTTATACTCTTTAGAAAATGCAATGTTATCACACAACCTTGACCAAGCTTTAAAAGCAAACTATATTTTTGAAAAAGATGTAGATTATGTAGTTAAAGACAATGAAGTTATTATTGTTGATGAGTTTACAGGAAGACTAAGTGAAGGTAGAAGATTTAGTGATGGATTACACCAAGCACTTGAAGCAAAAGAAGGTGTAGCTATTCAAGAAGAGTCTCAAACTTTAGCAGATGTAACTTTCCAAAATTACTTTAGAATGTATGACAAATTAGCAGGTATGACAGGTACAGCACAAACAGAAGCAACTGAGTTTGCAGAGATTTATAGATTAGATGTTGTATCTATTCCTACAAATGTACCAGTTCAAAGACTTGATAAAAATGACTTGATTTATAAAAGTGAAAGAGAAAAATTCAACGCAGTTTGTGCAAAAATCAAAGAGCTAAATCAAAAAGGTCAACCAGTACTTGTAGGTACAGCTTCAATTGAAAAATCTGAACTTTTACATAGCTTATTAACAAAAGAGAAAATACCTCATACAGTGTTAAATGCAAAACAACACGAAAAAGAAGGTAAGATTATTGAAAAAGCCGGTGAAAAAGGTGCAGTAACAATTGCTACTAATATGGCTGGACGGGGAGTTGATATTAAACTAAACCAAGAGACTCTTGATTTAGGTGGATTAGCAATTATTGGTACTGAAAGACACGAATCAAGAAGAATTGACAACCAATTAAGAGGTAGAAGTGGTAGACAAGGTGATAAAGGTGAGTCACAATTTTATCTATCATTAGAAGATAATCTTCTTAGAATTTTTGGAAGTGATAAAATCAGAAACATCATGGAAAGACTTGGTATTGAAGAAGGTGAACATATAGAGTCTAAAATGGTTACAAGAGCTGTTGAAAATGCACAGAAAAAAGTTGAATCAATGCACTTCGAAAGTAGAAAACATCTACTTGAATATGATGATGTTGCAAATGAACAAAGAAAAGTAATCTATAACTTTAGAAATGACTTATTAAATCCTGAGTTTGATATTGATTCTAAACTTGAAGAAAATAGAAGAGAATATGTACAAAACTTACTTAATGAGTGTGAAATAATAAATGGTATGCCATCAGAAGATTATAACTACGAACTTCTTATTGCGAAACTTCAAGAACAACTAAACTTAATAGTTGAACAAAAAGATTTACAAGCTTCAAATTATGAAGAGTTAGAAGATACTTTAACAAACATACTAAAAGAAGTATACGAAAACAAAATGAGCATGGCTGCACCAGAACAAAAACATGAGATAGAAAGAATTCTTTACTTACAAATATTAGATAATGCATGGAGAGAACACTTATACTCTATGGATACACTTAAAACTGGTATTGGACTTAGAGGTTATAACCAAAAAGATCCATTAGTTGAGTATAAAAAAGAGTCTTATAATATGTTTATTGAACTTATTAACTCTATTAAAAATGAAATTATAAAAATTTTATTTACTATTCAACTTCAAAGCCAAGAAGATGCACAAAAAGAGCAAGAAGCTTTAGAGAAGATGAAAGCAGAGATGGAAGAAGCAAATGAAAATCTTCAAACTAACTTCCAAGAAATTGATGATTCTATTTCTAAAAAAGAGAAAAGAATTTCAAGAAATGAACCTTGTCCTTGTGGGTCTGGAAAAAAATATAAAAACTGTTGTGGAAAAAGTGGACCTAAAAGAGGTTTAGTAGCAGGAAACTAA
- a CDS encoding ABC transporter permease: MNKKLVNFIVKKYLRFDKKNPFISVSAILAFIGVAIGVMVLIISMAIMNGTAKEFESKLFTMNYPLSIYPKYQNSVNKQLLKELEEKYPKLKFSPYLTAQAIVQSGDKMGGAVIFGVDQDKEANINSIYKKATQGLKLKKYDIVVGEGISDELLLFMGDKATLYFTSLNPNGFSMMPKMKRFKYEASFRSGLHAYDKAYIYTSIEALQTVLHKDKNSFDGIHVYSNDAFNDIDKLREDLKDEGVGIIGWWQQNGNFFAAMKMEKKALFIVLMLIILVASLNIISSLLMTVMSRRKEIALLLSLGASSKEIKAIFLRLGTIIGFSGILTGTALGFFGMWLLDTFDIISLPADVYGTSKLPLDLATSDLVSIIIGAVVIVILSSYYPAKKATNIDVIDVLRNE; the protein is encoded by the coding sequence TTGAATAAAAAATTAGTAAATTTCATTGTCAAGAAATATCTAAGATTTGACAAAAAAAATCCTTTTATATCAGTAAGTGCCATTTTGGCATTTATTGGTGTTGCAATTGGTGTAATGGTTCTTATCATCTCTATGGCTATTATGAATGGTACTGCAAAAGAGTTTGAAAGTAAACTTTTTACAATGAACTATCCATTATCTATCTATCCAAAATATCAAAATAGTGTAAATAAACAGCTTCTAAAAGAGCTTGAAGAAAAATACCCAAAACTAAAATTCTCTCCTTATCTTACAGCACAAGCTATTGTTCAAAGTGGAGATAAAATGGGCGGAGCAGTTATATTTGGAGTTGACCAAGATAAAGAAGCAAACATAAATTCTATTTACAAAAAAGCAACTCAAGGCTTGAAACTAAAAAAATATGATATTGTTGTAGGTGAAGGTATAAGCGATGAACTTCTTCTTTTTATGGGAGATAAAGCTACTTTATATTTCACTTCATTAAATCCAAATGGATTTTCAATGATGCCTAAAATGAAAAGATTTAAATATGAAGCCTCTTTTCGTTCTGGACTTCATGCTTATGATAAAGCATATATTTATACTTCAATAGAAGCTTTACAAACAGTATTACACAAAGATAAAAATAGCTTTGATGGTATTCATGTTTATTCAAATGATGCATTTAATGATATAGATAAACTAAGAGAAGATTTAAAAGATGAAGGCGTTGGAATAATTGGCTGGTGGCAACAAAATGGAAACTTCTTTGCTGCTATGAAAATGGAGAAAAAAGCACTATTTATTGTACTTATGCTTATTATTCTTGTAGCATCATTAAATATCATATCTTCACTTCTTATGACTGTTATGAGTAGAAGAAAAGAAATAGCCCTACTTCTATCTTTAGGAGCTAGTTCAAAAGAGATAAAAGCAATATTTTTAAGACTTGGAACAATTATTGGGTTTTCAGGTATTTTAACAGGAACAGCTTTAGGTTTCTTTGGTATGTGGCTATTAGATACATTTGATATAATTTCACTACCTGCTGATGTATATGGAACTTCTAAACTTCCATTGGATTTAGCTACAAGTGATTTGGTATCTATTATTATAGGTGCAGTTGTTATTGTGATTTTATCTTCTTATTATCCAGCTAAAAAAGCTACAAATATTGATGTAATTGATGTATTAAGAAATGAATAG